The genomic interval cagtcaagcatataagcctacgtgaggttgtcttattcagaccaagacactcattaaaccttgaaacaaagccaagttgaaaagcagtactgtacaagtgttatgagaaaagttgctgggaccaggcttacattgcaatgcagtgacctggcaactcactcaacaacagtaaaaagacccacaagaactgtaaaaccctaaaaaaagttcctttaaaaagttctaaaaacacatcaaaactctgaaactcaaaataaaatccttgaaaacccgcttaaaaaaacaaaacaaaaaaacaaacatacaaacaaacaaacaacaacaacaaaaaacctacaataccctgaaaccctaagtaaaatcctgagactataaaatcaatcctaccctcccccaaaatacctacaaaaccctgaaacattaactaaaatcctaagataaaaaaataatcctaagcctataaaaaaaagcaaacacacacacaagaaaacaaaaaacccttacaaaatcctaaaaccctataaaacactaaaagtataaaaagaaacaaaaacaaaacaaaacacaacaacaagaagaacaaaatcacacaaaaaactacaattatcctaaaattatttataaacactaaaaagccctaaaaccctgaaataccttaaataaataaataaataaataaataaataaataaataaataaataaataaaataaaaataaacctcaaccctacccaaaacaaacaaacaaacaagcaaacaaaaaacttataaggacaaaaaacctaccaaatttaaaaccattaaaaccctaaaactctaaataacacaaagggctttaccctcccgcacaccccccccctctaaaaaaaaaaaaaacctgaaaactgtaaaatactaaaaagcccgaaaaaagcctaaaacattagaaaaagtaaatcaaaagaaaaaaaaatctagaatctttaaacaaatactgaaatagtcctaaaatacaaaaaaaaaaaaagaaaaagaaaaaaaagaaaaagaagagaaaaataaaattctgaaaacacacctattagctaggcagtcattcaacttacagagtttagcctgattctgagtgctggtattaaaggggaataaaactatacttgactcctttttgtttgtataattgttttctaaaatattttttttctctgtgggtgagtatatgtgtgtgtgcgtgtgtgtgtgtctgtgtgtgtgtgtgttgtccaaagaggtcatcagatcgtctagaactagaattgcaggtggttgtgaacaaccatgtgggtgttagaaattgaaccctggtcctgtgcaaaagcaatcagtgggcctaagcagtgagctatctcctcagtcctttctgcttgctctaatctctacttcactattcatctttcctaaatatgtctttattcctacttcttctgtctgtttttatgtgatgaattcttgtttgcttttctcttgtttctccaattacagcaccaagattcttcatttccttttgttttggaagattctcaaggaatcttaaatccagactttagggcagttatttaaaattcacacctggggattaatcttcagaaaattatttttgggaaaaacatgtgattatttcaacatctatagtagtgtgggggcattattctccctacgtcatgtacacttaagatctttagatacctccttccctgtgatagccttgcagctcactgagtgacatgtgcatttgatgataaatgatacacaaactttgaagcaccttaccatatcctgtcacccatatcatgttcaacatagcaagaaccacaagtgagttgaaaaatacaaatatattttttagtgtcttgaagctataatccccaaattaatcaaaatattatttggactctgttactttataccagtgttttttttaagtgtacaagtcccaggccttttctgtgaccctttgcacaggtttacagtgtccttttaccatcttcatcctccccactatcctccattgctatcagatctcccccctcctgctgcgcttactcttccaaaatacctcctattttttaatgtcccttattaaatttatatttttacaatagtcattttgagttttacttgtctaacctaatatatagtatttaaccattccatccattttttgaaaacaaagcgctgcactaatacacatagatgagaaatatatttatctctctctctctctctctctctctctctctctctctctctctctctctctctctctctctccttctgtctctcatttttaacgcattcatccagtagttgacatcttaaatcactccatagcatgtatgtttcatacagtgaggcaatcaatattgatgatatggatatatagtggtccttcttagattttttttttgtgaacttaaatcaacctgggaagatagaatctcagataaagatcctccatcacattggcctgtggccacaccttaaggaatgatttttttttgatgactgttgttgaaggatctagctctctatggatagtgtcatatcctatgaagatgatgtacagggtacggtggggaccgtggaaggtactgaaaaggattttttttgaagaactgaagatctatgtgccatgaacaattaaagtgtcctctaatttgtaagtaaattttatacatacctgtgtccagtattctgtctacacatatttcaaaagtaaaattacctcatctatttcatcctgttttactgcatttaatctatgaaattacttataatcagaagtgctggtaaattttaaaaacctttaaaatatgactgggagatatcagttttttttttaattttatcacaactttgtaagcatgcccaagatctatgttgtcctcttactttccaaagaatccataattcatgattgccattggtttcaatacatgtcatttatccctgtcaaattccaggtttgtttgcataaaaatagtcctcctctaactgtgggttttcataaagtgaaaattggtgtgctatccagtgtgctgcctcaaagaatctggcaatatttatgataagaagcacagcttaaagataaccaagggaaaggttggaacatgaaaaataaccaccatggatgttgtcaaggcagaaaccgaagactttctcagaacgaaaataaaaacaaaaatgaaacaaaacaaaacacaaaccaaacaaataaataaaaattcaacaaccaaacaataaaaaccatgcaggggtgtaattctttggcagaatattactcagatcatcaggcctttcagttgggatttcatttattatttctaggaggccatatgaaaaggtaaattcgagatgctgaatgtttctgagtgtaactagggaaggaaccagcctgagaggggttctatgatgtaagctgaactagggtgatgtcacagagcactggctggaggttgcgcatctattccacttggaggcgctagaatccattcaaggtgagttcactatcttcacagtggtgtgtcaaagccaggtcattttttcccacaggcttttggtgcctggtctctatcaggagatcttgacgactaggatatttttctatgggtaagtacatttatgaaataattgggaccctcatagctacagaaagctaaaaattttctctcctacagtgagttactgtacattctactttccccatgtttattagcaagggagatgaatggtctaggttagtttatctcctgaatttattatccttgctaaccatatctagatcacaattccactaaaatgccaaagctcctgtttgtccatgtgcatgttagaagttattagttctaaaaggctgatattgcctcgactttttgagttgttcttgagttcagtgatgcaatggcttcatcgaataattctgaagctgggtcaggagaaacaataaagaaggacagtggtgtgctgtgtccctgggaagatatttgtgaatgcaagaacttagctcagagcttacgcgtacaagagaatcatggtgacccctctggccttttatttttttttctcttcttcttgatcattgggggtaattgtcatagcaccacctaaattgacatagaaattcaaggagaggatcctcatcagagacaaatttactcaggtctgaagaaataaatgttgatctgagtatgttattctgagctctagagaattacttgttaattacactatttttatttccttgtttcctttgtttctttgtttgtttgtttgcttgcttggttaattttatttgagtttctgtatgtttagatttggctgtcaggaaactcactgtgtagaccagacttgtctttctctcactaaggtctgcctcactctgcctcttgagtactatgattaaagttatgggtcactaccacttcctattaacttctccatttgattgtttgttttgtttttttttgtttgtatttctgttttgtttgtttttcgtttgattttcgtttgttttcttttacttgatgttgttgttgttgtttgttgttgagacagggttcctctctatagcactgactgccctggaactcactttgtagaccaggctggtctctaatttagaaatctgcctgtccttgccttctgagttctgggattaaatgcatgtaccaccatggctgacttattaacttcttatttttataaaattaattttaggagctcaaatctgtttagcatagtcttcttcacctgctcagaagttctcgtagagaagagtcttggtccagcattcactcccaacccataaccattgcccatcaggaattcatatatatgacagaggcaacagcattgtgtctggcgtaaacgggcaagatcttcagtcccaggcaatgagcaagtatgatatttgaagggaatggaagccacaagacagtgtgatctaccacaacaggtctacagccaggtagaagacaatacatctgaagagtctgagcatgacatcactcaagaagaagagtaggaggaagccttcttcccaggccctggggaatattgttggctgcagaatttctcacgggtggaaggaaggtaatgagcctgtcacccattggaaggccatcattctaggtcaactgccaacaaacccttctctttatttggtgaagtatgacggaattgacagtgtctacggacaggagctccacagcgatgagaggattttaaatcttaaggtcttgcctcacaaagtagtttttcctcaggtgagggatgtccacctcgcaggcgcactggttggcagagaggtacaacacaaatttgaggggaaagatggctctgaggacaactggagtgggatggtgctagcccaggtgccattcttacaggactatttttacatttcctacaagaaggatccggtcctctacgtctatcagctcctggatgactacaaggaaggtaacctccacatcattccagagacccctctggctgaggcgagatcaggtgatgacaatgacttcttaataggttcctgggtgcagtacaccagagatgatggatccaaaaagttcggaaaggttgtttacaaagttctagccaatcctactgtgtactttatcaaatttctcggtgacctccatatctatgtctatactctggtgtcaaatatcacttaaattgaaaaaaatcacaaagtacagaaatgtaaacttataggattgaaaaaaatgtttgttttcctgtgttgggtacctatgggtctttgacaacctcagtatctttgtcaataaaatttgttttgttctaaaaattaatacgtgtgacatgacatgcttttagtgaacactttgttggaagagatggactatggtagaaagaacatcaaaggaagatgaaagttgcaacgcaggctgtgaacagtgcatacatctaatatcacacaggctaaaatggacaggacttagattctgtggtctgcatagtgagcaaggaattggagatatgacttagaggagcagggatggcagcaaaaaatggatttttaggaagaagcagagaaagacaggacatagatagaatctctggtatgaagtctgagggagaaacaacaagttggggaaagagtgatagataaaaggaatgtggccttgttacacaaagtgcaacccagaaaactgatccaaagagattcagaaatcagacaaaataaggtttcatttgaataatgaaaccaaatgaaacttgtctctcattttaagatttattatctttatttatatgggtgggagtagggcatgagcttgagagtataggtgaccacagagacatgagttgtcagatcccatggagctggcattaaagctgattgttaaccattggatatgaattcaagaaaacaaatccagtttttttgcggtacagtagtgctcttgacaacatggtcatctctctattcccattaagatatctttttaagaaatccaatattaacatgcagaaaagaggccaggtagaagttaagaaagattaaattgatggtgacctttaaaaacaataaaggacacacaaaggactagaggacaatgagggacaaatgaattctaagatgaagttctcaaaatgtgaagcaggagacccaggaagaatagaaattttgtgcaaatagttaaaattgggcatatccacattaggttctttggtttcttaacaaatagccagctgatcagatcaaagagtaatttaaaagagaaaatgaataaactgtgagataatatatggtggggcgtggatcctgagttctttccctgtgcaatctttgcctgggatgaatcctgtgatcttttggaggtctctgttgagtgccccagatgaccatcaaaaagctcaccactggcctgttcccctggctctcctccaaacatctgactcccaacatacctatgtaccatttcagcctctctattccctggaaattcctgtctcaaatttatgtgtgacctctttctcataaaacagtgaaggtgtactcaatgcatatgtgctgatctcttttctatgccagttctcatgggtttcaaactctatgaggttgcccaatatgttggtcactactcctgagtagcccctgtgcttcatgggggtcttaatgggtcccatatgcactctgagtgtttcttttgtttgtttggttggttggttttattgttgttgtaggtttttttgtttgtttttgttttgtttgtttgtttgttttttgtttgtttgtttttgtattgttttttgtttttgtttttagtcaggcttgtcatggactcaatcatttgtgttttttctctagaataagtttgaatgccaaatgacttgaaaatactctttattgttgattaattttgatatctgggagagtttctatgctagctggatgtcttaattagggtttcattgctgtgaaaaatcactatgactaagacaactcattagaaacatttcattagggcttttcaacatttcattgcagtttcagaggttcagtccactatcatcaaggaagtgaacatgcaagtgtctgggcatatgtagtggtggagaggaagcttagagtcttctgcatgcagggatgttgtcttccacactgagcagagctttaaagcctcacagtgatatgcttcctccaaaaaggccacacccactcctacaaggccacacctccttataggccaactacattcagagtgccatactggtttcatagcaacttgaaaagatctagagtcttgcaagaggaggagcctcagttgagaaaatgcctcattaagatcaagcttttaggaattttcttaattggtgggagaggacccagttcattgtgggtggggacacccttgtggtggtagtcttgtgctccttatggaagcaagacttaaggagcatgtcaataagcatcaccactccatggcctatgcatgagcttctggctccaggaacctgtgttgtttcagtttctttccaaactactttgatgatgaacagcaatgtggaatataagctgaataaaacttttgctatggaattagctctttggacatggtatgttcttacaacaatagaaaccttaagtaagacaatttcttagaggaacaaaa from Mus musculus strain CAST/Ei chromosome Y genomic contig, GRCm38.p6 alternate locus group CAST/Ei CAST/EI_MMCHRY_CTG3 carries:
- the Ssty2 gene encoding spermiogenesis specific transcript on the Y 2 (The RefSeq protein has 5 substitutions compared to this genomic sequence), with the translated sequence MTSLKKKSRRKHSSQALGNIVGCRISHGWKEGNEPVTHWKAIILGQLPTNPSLYLVKYDGIDSVYGQELHSDERILNLKVLPHKVDFPQVREVHLAGALVGREVQHKFEGKDGSEDNWSGMVLAQVPFLQDYFYISYKKDPVLYVYQLLDDYKEGNLHIIPETPLAGVRSGDDNDFLIGSWVQYTRDDGSKKFGKVVYKVLANPTVYFIKFLGDLHIYVYTLVSNIT